Proteins co-encoded in one Gossypium arboreum isolate Shixiya-1 chromosome 11, ASM2569848v2, whole genome shotgun sequence genomic window:
- the LOC108472099 gene encoding uncharacterized protein LOC108472099: MELRASLSKVEEMKRKLEELEASLRSYEMWIQFFEASEERWKEQLHHAQGRFRNRDYIMGEAVTQIWEVVDYLQALAVQADILSVKYELESDRGQELAPSGSDPVNNSNYPLVPNLDEVAEEEKARMESQKQLEKRCKLLEEKFWTMESADSYHGIDAKVLSLVPDLILPPKFKMPKFEKYNGTSCPEAYITMFCRRLTGYVNNNQLLIHCFQDSLDYSTEYGKKPNRSFRQYAQRWREVAIQVQPPLLEKETTMLFINTLKAPFITHLLESATKSFSDVVMIVEMIENVIRSGRIEARENTKRSALRKKENEENNTNIAYAKSFIVNQPRAATTGSQGLLIQESGTKKNTKKLQFMPIPMSYKELYQSLFDAHVVAPFYLKPLQPPYPKWYDANAQCDYHAGIRDIQ; encoded by the exons ATGGAGTTGAGAGCAAGCTTGAGTAAGGTagaagaaatgaaaagaaaactaGAAGAATTAGAAGCGTCATTACGAAGCTATGAGATGTGGATTCAGTTTTTCGAAGCAAGTGAGGAACGTTGGAAGGAACAGCTTCACCATGCGCAAGGCCGATTCAGAAATAGGGATTACATTATGGGAGAAGCCGTAACCCAGATTTGGGAGGTAGTCGATTACTTGCAAGCTTTAGCAGTACAAGCGGACATACTGAGCGTGAAGTACGAGTTAGAGTCAGATCGGGGGCAGGAGCTAGCCCC CTCAGGCTCTGATCCTGTTAATAACTCGAATTATCCGCTTGTTCCTAATTTGGATGAAGTTGCAGAAGAGGAAAAGGCAAGGATGGAATCACAAAAGCAATTAGAGAAACGGTGTAAATTGCTAGAGGAAAAATTCTGGACGATGGAAAGCGCAGATAGTTATCATGGAATTGACGCTAAGGTCCTGAGTTTGGTCCCGGACTTAATCctccctcccaagttcaaaatgccgaaatttgagaagtacaatggaaCGAGCTGCCCTGAAGCTTATATTACCATGTTTTGCAGAAGATTGACTGGATATGTTAACAATAATCAATTACTGATTCATTGCTTCCAAGACAGTTTG GATTACTCTACAGAATATGGAAAGAAACCAAATAGAAGTTTCAGACAAtatgcgcaaagatggagagaagTTGCCATACAAGTTCAACCACCGCTTTTAGAAAAAGAAACCACAATGCtctttatcaacactttgaaggcCCCGTTCATTACACACTTGCTGGAAAGCGCCACAAAAAGCTTCTCAGATGTGGTAATGATTGTAGAAATGATCGAGAATGTAATAAGAAGTGGAAGGATAGAGGCAAGGGAAAATACCAAAAGGTCAGCCCTGCGAAAAAAGGAAAACGAGGAGAACAATACGAACATAGCGTATGCAAAATCGTTTATCGTTAATCAGCCAAGAGCAGCGACTACTGGAAGTCAAGGTTTATTAATACAAGAGTCTGGCACAAAGAAAAATACTAAGAAGCTTCAATTTATGCCTATCCCAATGTCATATAAGGAGTTGTACCAAAGTTTATTCGATGCACATGTGGTGGCCCCTTTTTACCTAAAGCCATTACAACccccataccccaaatggtacgACGCAAACGCTCAATGTGACTACCATGCAGGAATTCGGGACATTCAATAG
- the LOC108470439 gene encoding probable aldo-keto reductase 1 isoform X2 — MGEEQQRIQIPRVKLGTQGLEVSKLGFGCMGLTGVYNDPVPEEVGISIIKHAFHRGITFFDTSDFYGPKTNEILIGKALKHLPREKVQLATKFGIESMDSTGFIVNGTPQYVRACIDASLKRLDVDYIDLYYQHRVDTNTPIEDTMSELKKLVEEGKIKYIGLSEASPETIKRAHAVHPITALQMEWSLWTRDIEELGIGIVPYSPLGSGFFAGRGVMETVSANSILTYISRFQGENLDKNKMLYLKTEKLAKKHGCTSAQVALAWVLHQGDDVAPIPGTTKIKNLDSNIGSLKVKLTAEDLKEISDAVPINEVAGNPMPDILSRFSWKFSNTPPKGSKVST, encoded by the exons ATGGGTGAGGAGCAGCAGAGAATTCAGATTCCTAGAGTCAAACTGGGAACTCAAGGACTTGAG GTTTCAAAGTTGGGGTTTGGATGTATGGGGCTCACTGGAGTATACAATGATCCTGTCCCTGAGGAAGTTGGCATATCGATTATCAAGCATGCATTCCACAGAGGAATCACTTTCTTTGATACATCTGATTTTTATGGACCCAAAACTAATGAAATTTTGATTGGAAAG GCATTGAAGCATCTACCAAGAGAGAAGGTACAGTTGGCCACAAAGTTTGGAATCGAAAGTATGGATTCGACTGGTTTCATAGTAAATGGTACTCCCCAATATGTCCGTGCCTGTATTGACGCTAGCCTGAAGCGCCTTGATGTAGACTATATTGATCTTTACTACCAGCACAGGGTTGACACCAACACTCCAATAGAGGATACT ATGTCTGAACTCAAGAAGCTGGTCGAAGAAGGGAAAATAAAGTACATAGGTTTATCTGAAGCTAGCCCTGAAACTATAAAGAGAGCACATGCAGTACATCCCATAACTGCTCTACAGATGGAGTGGTCACTGTGGACTCGTGATATCGA GGAACTTGGAATTGGCATTGTTCCGTATTCCCCCCTCGGTAGCGGTTTCTTTGCCGGAAGAGGAGTGATGGAAACTGTTTCTGCAAATAGTATTCTG ACATATATCTCAAGATTTCAAGGAGAAAACTTGGACAAAAATAAGATGTTATATTTGAAAACCGAGAAGTTGGCCAAGAAGCATGGATGTACCTCTGCACAAGTAGCACTTGCCTGGGTCCTTCATCAAGGGGATGATGTAGCACCGATTCCCG GAACAACCAAGATAAAGAATCTGGATAGTAACATTGGTTCACTAAAAGTAAAGCTCACAGCAGAAGATTTGAAAGAAATTTCGGATGCAGTTCCGATAAATGAGGTAGCAGGTAATCCTATGCCTGATATTTTAAGTCGATTCAGTTGGAAGTTTAGCAATACACCACCAAAGGGGAGCAAGGTTTCAACTTGA
- the LOC108470439 gene encoding perakine reductase-like isoform X1, translating into MGEEQQRIQIPRVKLGTQGLEVSKLGFGCMGLTGVYNDPVPEEVGISIIKHAFHRGITFFDTSDFYGPKTNEILIGKALKHLPREKVQLATKFGIESMDSTGFIVNGTPQYVRACIDASLKRLDVDYIDLYYQHRVDTNTPIEDTMSELKKLVEEGKIKYIGLSEASPETIKRAHAVHPITALQMEWSLWTRDIEYEIVPLCRELGIGIVPYSPLGSGFFAGRGVMETVSANSILTYISRFQGENLDKNKMLYLKTEKLAKKHGCTSAQVALAWVLHQGDDVAPIPGTTKIKNLDSNIGSLKVKLTAEDLKEISDAVPINEVAGNPMPDILSRFSWKFSNTPPKGSKVST; encoded by the exons ATGGGTGAGGAGCAGCAGAGAATTCAGATTCCTAGAGTCAAACTGGGAACTCAAGGACTTGAG GTTTCAAAGTTGGGGTTTGGATGTATGGGGCTCACTGGAGTATACAATGATCCTGTCCCTGAGGAAGTTGGCATATCGATTATCAAGCATGCATTCCACAGAGGAATCACTTTCTTTGATACATCTGATTTTTATGGACCCAAAACTAATGAAATTTTGATTGGAAAG GCATTGAAGCATCTACCAAGAGAGAAGGTACAGTTGGCCACAAAGTTTGGAATCGAAAGTATGGATTCGACTGGTTTCATAGTAAATGGTACTCCCCAATATGTCCGTGCCTGTATTGACGCTAGCCTGAAGCGCCTTGATGTAGACTATATTGATCTTTACTACCAGCACAGGGTTGACACCAACACTCCAATAGAGGATACT ATGTCTGAACTCAAGAAGCTGGTCGAAGAAGGGAAAATAAAGTACATAGGTTTATCTGAAGCTAGCCCTGAAACTATAAAGAGAGCACATGCAGTACATCCCATAACTGCTCTACAGATGGAGTGGTCACTGTGGACTCGTGATATCGAGTATGAAATAGTACCTCTTTGCAG GGAACTTGGAATTGGCATTGTTCCGTATTCCCCCCTCGGTAGCGGTTTCTTTGCCGGAAGAGGAGTGATGGAAACTGTTTCTGCAAATAGTATTCTG ACATATATCTCAAGATTTCAAGGAGAAAACTTGGACAAAAATAAGATGTTATATTTGAAAACCGAGAAGTTGGCCAAGAAGCATGGATGTACCTCTGCACAAGTAGCACTTGCCTGGGTCCTTCATCAAGGGGATGATGTAGCACCGATTCCCG GAACAACCAAGATAAAGAATCTGGATAGTAACATTGGTTCACTAAAAGTAAAGCTCACAGCAGAAGATTTGAAAGAAATTTCGGATGCAGTTCCGATAAATGAGGTAGCAGGTAATCCTATGCCTGATATTTTAAGTCGATTCAGTTGGAAGTTTAGCAATACACCACCAAAGGGGAGCAAGGTTTCAACTTGA